One genomic window of Polyodon spathula isolate WHYD16114869_AA chromosome 8, ASM1765450v1, whole genome shotgun sequence includes the following:
- the LOC121320034 gene encoding 40S ribosomal protein S16: protein MPTKGPLQSVQVFGRKKTATAVAHCKRGNGLIKVNGRPLEMIEPRTLQYKLLEPVLLLGKERFAGVDIRVRVKGGGHVAQVYAIRQAISKSLVAYYQKYVDEASKKEIKDILIQYDRTLLVADPRRCESKKFGGPGARARYQKSYR from the exons ATGCCGACCAAAGGTCCTCTGCAGTCAGTCCAGGTTTTTGGACGTAAA AAAACAGCCACAGCTGTTGCTCACTGTAAAAGAGGCAATGGTCTTATCAAGGTGAATGGGAGGCCCTTGGAGATGATTGAGCCTAGAACTCTGCAGTACAAG ctGTTGGAACCTGTGCTTCTCCTGGGCAAGGAACGATTTGCTGGCGTTGACATCAGAGTCCGTGTGAAGGGTGGTGGACATGTAGCACAGGTTTATG CTATCCGCCAGGCTATTTCCAAATCACTGGTTGCTTACTACCAGAAAT atgTGGATGAGGCCTCCAAGAAGGAGATCAAGGACATCCTGATCCAGTACGATAGGACCCTTCTCGTTGCTGATCCCCGTCGCTGTGAGAGCAAGAAGTTCGGTGGACCTGGAGCACGTGCTCGTTACCAGAAGTCCTACCGTTAa